The Drechmeria coniospora strain ARSEF 6962 chromosome 02, whole genome shotgun sequence genome has a segment encoding these proteins:
- a CDS encoding alpha-galactosidase A: MIKHDTTDSAMQPTILSMEVDDDDSYQSEYRVRIGNQVKYLVVAPGTFDRDTLSLPLGSLPRLPCDEEWTVAYISRDKTSGGLKTSLTNHTLAGVENQWHHTTVDCFELERTKQITGAAFEAICHSVVPVNFSSATPIIVKMARFEWEVPRIEQETRAYQLLEGSGLAPRFLAHVHENGRVIGFLLEKLEGRFASLHDLDNCKAALGKLHRLGLLHGDVNRYNFLVTDDGVKLVDFENSQEDPDPELMRNELKSLPAKLVDESGLGGGFIFTGDDV; the protein is encoded by the coding sequence ATGATAAAGCATGATACCACGGACTCGGCGATGCAGCCAACCATCCTGTCCATGGAAGTGGATGATGACGATTCTTACCAAAGCGAATATCGAGTGCGAATCGGCAACCAGGTAAAATATCTCGTCGTTGCTCCCGGAACCTTTGACAGGGACACCCTTTCGTTACCCCTCGGATCCTTGCCCCGGTTGCCTTGCGACGAGGAATGGACCGTGGCCTACATCTCTCGTGACAAAACCAGCGGTGGTTTGAAAACGTCCCTGACGAACCATACgttggccggcgtcgagaatCAGTGGCACCACACCACGGTAGATTGCTTCGAGTTGGAAAGAACCAAGCAGATCACAGGAGCGGCATTCGAAGCCATCTGCCATTCCGTCGTTCCGGTCAACTTCTCATCGGCAACCCCCATCATTGTCAAGATGGCCCGGTTTGAATGGGAGGTGCCACGCATCGAACAAGAAACGAGAGCATATCAGCTGCTGGAAGGCTCCGGGTTGGCTCCACGCTTCCTCGCTCATGTGCACGAGAATGGACGCGTCATCGGCTTCCTGTTGGAGAAATTGGAAGGAAGATTTGCTTCGCTGCACGATCTGGACAACTGCAAAGCAGCGCTGGGGAAACTGCACCGTCTAGGGCTTCTGCATGGAGACGTAAACAGGTATAACTTTCTCGTGACGGACGACGGGGTGAAACTCGTCGATTTTGAAAACTCTCAGGAGGACCCTGACCCAGAGTTGATGAGGAATGAATTGAAGAGTTTGCCTGCCAAGTTGGTGGATGAGTCGGGACTTGGCGGCGGCTTCATTTTCACAGGCGATGATGTATAA
- a CDS encoding Cyclin-like F-box: protein MDDDLPPPSYRSATEYPIQEEQTSAIIRTASYHREDFCRSVIWFSPREHVGIRSSMAESFQRTAEAGLGSLNRLPLELLHDVLLRLDTQSLFNFRQTNLRSRQVLHSMKQYRIVISHGLNLLCALLRTRLAVTVSLFDFYYALCTKLCTTCGEFGGFMSLLAWNRCCFVCLQNAPECQVKTLASVRKQFNMTKAEAVRLESFKTLPGIYSMEESAYRSRVTVVSAHQAAISSRQQRLHASAQVPPANGGRNQKLNFMASCALPYYDGRTGKVEHGISCAGCQLAFEKGITHSRGERWAVMARDKVYARDDYLGHFRWCEQAQLLWRTSADGKREPPELPELARRGGYFSMIGECCH from the coding sequence ATGGATGATGACCTTCCGCCTCCGAGTTATCGCTCCGCTACCGAATACCCTATCCAAGAGGAGCAGACGAGCGCCATAATTCGAACGGCCTCGTACCATCGTGAGGATTTCTGCCGCTCCGTCATATGGTTCTCACCCCGCGAGCACGTCGGCATTCGCTCGTCCATGGCAGAGTCATTCCAGCGCACCGCCGAAGCAGGGCTCGGTTCCCTCAATCGGCTGCCGCTGGAGCTCTTGCACGACGTCTTGCTACGGCTGGACACGCAATCTCTATTCAATTTTCGACAAACGAATCTCCGATCGAGGCAAGTGCTCCATTCTATGAAGCAATATCGGATCGTCATCTCTCACGGGCTCAACCTTCTCTGCGCCTTGCTGCGGACACGACTTGCCGTCACTGTCTCACTCTTTGACTTTTACTACGCACTTTGCACAAAACTTTGCACCACCTGCGGCGAATTCGGCGGATTCATGTCACTGTTGGCCTGGAACCGATGCTGTTTTGTATGCCTTCAAAATGCTCCAGAGTGCCAAGTGAAAACTCTTGCATCGGTGCGGAAGCAATTCAACATGACCAAGGCCGAAGCAGTCCGGTTGGAGTCTTTCAAAACCCTGCCTGGAATATATTCGATGGAGGAGTCCGCCTACAGATCCCGCGTCACCGTCGTATCGGCTCATCAGGCCGCCATCTCGTCTCGCCAACAGCGACTGCATGCATCGGCGCAAGTGCCGCCGGCTAACGGCGGACGAAATCAAAAATTGAACTTTATGGCCTCATGCGCGCTTCCCTACTACGATGGACGGACAGGCAAGGTAGAGCACGGAATATCGTGTGCCGGCTGTCAACTGGCTTTCGAAAAAGGCATCACTCATTCCCGGGGTGAGCGATGGGCGGTCATGGCTCGCGACAAGGTGTACGCACGAGATGACTACCTCGGCCATTTTCGGTGGTGTGAACAGGCGCAACTCCTGTGGAGAACCAGCGCCGATGGGAAGCGTGAGCCCCCCGAGCTTCCCGAGCTGGCTCGGCGAGGGGGCTATTTCTCCATGATCGGAGAATGCTGTCATTGA
- a CDS encoding sulfur controller-2: MEQNGEARRAIDHESSSLSSSHDAVDPSPLLNGNQAPLRDNCERRRPDEDIIRRKKMPTELVTKTVSPFLKEHIPGIYAPVGKGHRDGAGTDQVRKTDPNTRYCYRHRPDSKCRRAADESKMGFIQSELNSLPVADQEAITHVWSLFSAAPSKHRELMLQGIITQCCFPQLSTVSREVSEQLKIDFLAALPPELSYKILCHLDTVSLCKAAQVSVRWRTLADDDVVWHRMCEQHIDRKCTKCGWGLPLLEKRKLVAWSRHQTAHHRHDQARYDGDDDTAAGRDEAAVETDDEAAAAAASRESSKRPLFGDDDDGPAKRPRLDGGTPPRSQLEVERKFRPWKDVYRDRYKVGYNWKTGRCTTKTFKGHENGVTCLQFDDNVLATGSYDTTIKIWNIETGEVIRTLRGHTSTVRCLQFDDSKLISGSFDKTIKIWNWQTGECLSTLQCHTEGVLSVHYDGCTLASGSIDRTVKIFNFDTKQTWCFRGHTDWVNHVRIDSPSRTIFSASDDMTVKLWDLDSKQCVKTFRGHVGQVQQVLLMPPDFEPDEVPAEESTAADGASAHSSRSATPVAEPAGRTAADARASFGSCFASDPSRPLPPRYMLTGGLDNTVRLWDVETGRCIRSMFGHVEGIWGLVGDTLRVVTGANDSMTKIWEPRSGKCDRSFTGHAGPVTCVGLSDSRMASGSEDGEVRLYSFEGEVTEERGTPS; this comes from the exons ATGGAGCAAAACGGCGAGGCTCGACGGGCAATCGACCACGAATCATCCTCTCTCTCATCCTcgcacgatgccgtcgacccCAGTCCGCTCTTGAACGGCAACCAGGCACCCCTTCGCGACAActgcgagcgacgacggccggacgaggacaTCATCCGACGCAAGAAGATGCCGACGGAGCTCGTCACCAAGACGGTCAGCCCCTTTCTCAAGGAACACATTCCCGGCATCTACGCTCCCGTCGGCAAGGGCCACAGGGACGGGGCCGGCACCGACCAGGTCCGCAAGACGGACCCCAACACCAGGTACTGCTATCGCCACCGTCCCGACTCCAAGTGTcggcgcgccgccgacgaaagCAAGATGGGCTTCATCCAGAGT GAGCTCAACAGCctccccgtcgccgaccaggAAGCCATCACGCACGTCTGGTCGCTCTTCTCGGCGGCCCCGTCAAAGCACCGCGAGCTGATGCTCCAGGGCATCATCACCCAGTGCTGCTTCCCCCAGCTCTCGACGGTCTCGCGCGAGGTGTCGGAGCAGCTCAAGATCgacttcctcgccgccctgccgcccgagctgtcctacaagatCCTCTGCCACCTCGACACCGTCTCGCTCTGCAAGGCCGCGCAGGTCAGCGTCCGCTGGAGGACGCtggcggacgacgacgtcgtctgGCACCGCATGTGCGAGCAGCACATCGACCGCAAGTGCACAAAGTGCGGCTGGGGCTTGCCGCTGCTGGAGAAGAGGAAGCTCGTGGCGTGGAGCCGACACCAGACGGCCCACCACCGGCACGACCAGGCGCGctacgacggcgacgacgacaccgccgccggccgggacgaggcggcggtcgagacggacgacgaggcggcggcggcggcggcgtcgcgcgAGTCGAGCAAGCGGCCGCtgttcggcgacgacgacgacggaccggCGAAGCGGCCGCGGCTCGACGGAGGGACGCCGCCGCGGTCCCAGCTCGAGGTGGAACGCAAGTTTCGTCCGTGGAAGGACGTCTACCGCGACCGGTACAAGGTCGGCTACAACTGGAAGACGGGCCGGTGCACGACCAAGACGTTCAAGGGCCACGAGAACGGCGTGACGTGCCTGCAGTTTGACGACAACGTGCTCGCGACGGGGTCGTACGACACGACCATCAAGATCTGGAACATCGAGACGGGCGAGGTGATCCGGACGCTGCGCGGGCACACGTCGACGGTGCGCTGCCTGCAGTTTGACGACTCGAAGCTCATCAGCGGGAGCTTCGACAAGACCATCAAGATCTGGAACTGGCAGACGGGCGAGTGCCTGAGCACGCTGCAGTGCCACACCGAGGGCGTCCTCTCGGTCCACTACGACGGCTGCACCCTCGCCTCGGGCTCCATCGACCGGACGGTCAAGATCTTCAACTTTGACACGAAGCAGACGTGGTGCTTCCGCGGCCACACCGACTGGGTGAACCACGTGAGGAtcgactcgccgtcgcggaccatcttctcggcctcggacgaCATGACGGTCAAGCTCTGGGACCTCGACTCGAAGCAGTGCGTCAAGACGTTCcgcggccacgtcggccaGGTGCAGCAGGTGCTGCTGATGCCGCCCGACTTTGAGCCGGACgaggtgccggccgaggagagcacggcggccgacggcgcgtcGGCGCACAGCAGCCGGAGCGCGACGCCGGTGGCGGAGCCGGCGgggaggacggcggcggacgcGCGGGCGTCGTTTGGGTCGTGCTTCGCGTCGGACCCGTcgcggccgctgccgccgcggTACATGCTCACGGGCGGGCTCGACAACACGGTGCGGCTGTGGGACGTGGAGACGGGCCGGTGCATCCGCAGCATGTTTGGCCACGTCGAGGGCATCTGggggctcgtcggcgacacgCTGCGCGTCGTGACGGGGGCCAACGACTCGATGACGAAGATCTGGGAGCCGCGCTCGGGCAAATGCGACCGCAGCTTCACCGGGCACGCGGGGCCGGTGACGTGCGTTGGGCTCAGCGACAGCCGCATGGCGAGCGgcagcgaggacggcgaggtgcgCCTCTACAGCTTCGAGGGGGAGGtgacggaggagagggggaCGCCGTCGTAG